Proteins from a genomic interval of Phyllopteryx taeniolatus isolate TA_2022b chromosome 3, UOR_Ptae_1.2, whole genome shotgun sequence:
- the LOC133474565 gene encoding uncharacterized protein LOC133474565: MIGLTVGGTILPFMVDTGARHSTVMTLPPESSLTTKGISLVGFRGEETIRHMTTPVHTQCFTQTLLHSFVYAPNCPVNLLGRDLLIKTAPTILCSPDRLILQFLDGHTYCCSGDDTSNIYMQDSERQIPSMTCATADIYWAKMATDSPGWTEAETFWTQWSPWVRHLRPYDMVSDCMHCTLYYDRSGDEVYSEAFQNVEGNIWELQMGDLFVGKPGVAFSISLTPEQQKWYMMTHPSDPTVPPCHPHVSLMVSPPHTAKDLGPFVLSCTQATDWQPTFHDTLLFSRSLDAYWIQSASYTPTSTLEHCLLDRHHGRETTDSGQVLIK; encoded by the exons ATGATTGGACTGACGGTAGGAGGAACTATTTTACCTTTTATGGTCGATACGGGAGCCAGACATTCAACCGTTATGACATTACCACCTGAAAGTTCCCTTACTACAAAAGGCATTTCACTTGTTGGATTCCGGGGTGAAGAAACCATCCGGCACATGACTACACCCGTACATACTCAGTGTTTTACACAAACTCTTTTACACTCGTTTGTGTATGCGCCCAATTGCCCTGTCAACCTGTTGGGAAGGGATCTTCTCATCAAAACAGCTCCAACAATACTGTGCAGCCCGGATCGACTGATATTACAGTTTCTTGATGGACACACCTACTGTTGTTCCGGTGACGACACATCAAACATCTACATGCAGGACTCAGAGCGACAAATACCAAGTATGACGTGTGCCACCGCCGACATCTACTGGGCGAAAATGGCCACTGACTCACCCGGATGGACGGAAGCAGAGACCTTTTGGACTCAATGGTCGCCGTGGGTTCGTCACCTCAGACCCTATGATATGGTTTCTGATTGTATGCATTGCACTCTGTACTATGACAGGTCGGGAGATGAGGTGTACAGCGAGGCTTTCCAAAATGTAGAAGGCAACATCTGGGAACTACAAATGGGTGACCTGTTCGTGGGAAAACCAGGTGTGGCTTTTTCAATTTCACTAACAcctgaacaacaaaaatggtaTATGATGACTCATCCATCAGATCCCACTGTGCCACCATGTCATCCTCATGTGTCCTTGATGGTATCACCACCGCATACTGCAAAGGATTTGGGTCCGTTCGTCCTAAGCTGCACACAGGCTACTGATTGGCAGCCAACTTTTCATGACACATTGCTATTTTCTCGGTCTCTCGATGCATACTGGATACAGTCAGCATCGTATACACCAACATCAACCCTGGAGCATTGCTTGTTGGACAGACATCATGGACGAGAAACAACTGACA GTGGACAGGTCCTCATAAAGTGA